The Streptomyces sp. NBC_01244 genome contains a region encoding:
- a CDS encoding RNA polymerase sigma factor, with protein sequence MSRVHSAEEFGGADSGAGIPGTRAAPGTQGSPGDMTGAVLAAQQGDEAAFQALFRAVQPVLLRYLTVLVGEDAEDVASEAWLQISRDLGSFSGDFDGFRGWVSTIGRNRAMDLLRRRRRRPAVSVPVEYLHDRAAAEDTEGAALTTIGTGAALALISLLPRDQAEAVLLRVVMDLDAAGAARVLGKRAGAVRMASHRGLRKLAELLEQQGAETAETAGSGGRPGEPGGQGRSEETSAPGVTPTTAPTLKGTT encoded by the coding sequence ATGTCCCGCGTGCACAGTGCGGAGGAGTTCGGCGGAGCCGACAGCGGAGCGGGCATACCGGGGACCCGGGCTGCCCCGGGAACCCAGGGCTCCCCGGGAGACATGACGGGCGCCGTGCTGGCGGCGCAGCAGGGGGACGAGGCGGCCTTCCAGGCCCTGTTCCGTGCGGTACAGCCCGTGCTCCTGCGCTACCTGACCGTCCTGGTCGGCGAGGACGCGGAGGACGTGGCTTCCGAGGCCTGGCTCCAGATATCCCGGGATCTGGGCTCGTTCAGCGGGGACTTCGACGGGTTCCGCGGCTGGGTGTCGACGATCGGCCGGAACCGGGCCATGGACCTGCTGCGGCGACGTCGCCGCAGGCCGGCCGTGAGCGTACCGGTCGAGTACTTGCACGACCGGGCGGCCGCGGAGGACACCGAGGGCGCCGCGCTGACCACGATCGGGACCGGTGCGGCACTCGCCCTGATCTCCCTCCTGCCCCGCGATCAGGCGGAGGCCGTGCTGCTGCGGGTGGTCATGGACCTGGACGCGGCCGGCGCCGCGCGGGTGCTGGGGAAACGGGCCGGGGCGGTACGGATGGCATCGCACCGCGGGCTGCGCAAGCTCGCCGAACTCCTCGAACAGCAGGGCGCGGAGACGGCGGAGACCGCGGGCAGCGGGGGCAGACCGGGTGAACCGGGTGGTCAGGGGCGGTCCGAAGAAACTTCCGCCCCAGGAGTGACACCGACGACGGCTCCGACGCTGAAGGGCACGACATGA
- a CDS encoding protein kinase domain-containing protein, whose product MTLRDGDPRAIGGYVLIARLGSGGMGTVYSGRAASGRLVAVKLVHQQFADDPEFRTRFRQEVAAARRVSGAFTAAVVDADPDAERPWMATQLVPGWTLGARVKADGPLRGSELRVLALGLVEALRELHTTGVIHRDLKPDNVMLTDDGPRVIDFGISRAAGQQTLTSTGQILGTPPYMSPEQLSAPARVRASSDVFSLGSVLVFAATGRGPFDAESHYMTAYRVVSEAPDIAGLADALRAVVGACLAKEAAARPGPDELLAALARIPAPDWESPLRGDGDPDGEDRKPLGAGTWTGSRAGAEAEPKAGAVAHADSRADADGTRGPAGSTAASREGAEDVEGLLTRPSGPPTGPAGDPAGLRPRRMSGPRRRTLLTGLLVASLLVGGGYFLGFAPRDGGTRDDAKAPAPSTGPSVLPGSSGAATRTPSRPSVTGTLAPYVATDGGSPAGSRAYADAPARRPAGWRAWDGAKDEGACVYADSSLVCTQLRPGKELPGDGLSRFNAATGELLWGQLLQDSVEGQAPLVAPGAVTGTHTVIVPGSKAFTALDLVDGTPRWEFPTKEKLKRAVLDAAGSRVFAVSASGTVTALETRYGKLLWQQAVSGSEDGYPALRVDGDRVYVQGRTQKADMGFQTFVTALDGATGKKLPFGTPQDGTRFAMPGTCETRGLTLARDLYEATVFLCSKENGAGVLRGEPAQRRSADLPYAGTTLSGPAAAGDKVYLMATAAGGDPGFMELNQESGGAVWRIPLAKECTDPERPEAANAVVVTDGLAYVRCRTSGMVIDLASRKQTGRFTVPGGVRPGTDGPSGFLVVGGIVFTPTAKGWSSVEPSPV is encoded by the coding sequence ATGACACTGCGGGACGGGGATCCGCGCGCGATCGGCGGGTATGTCCTGATCGCCCGGCTGGGTTCCGGCGGGATGGGGACGGTGTACTCGGGGCGGGCCGCTTCGGGTCGGCTCGTCGCGGTGAAGCTGGTGCACCAGCAGTTCGCGGACGACCCGGAGTTCCGGACCCGGTTCCGACAGGAGGTGGCGGCCGCCCGGCGGGTGAGCGGGGCCTTCACCGCCGCGGTGGTGGATGCCGACCCGGACGCGGAGCGGCCCTGGATGGCCACCCAGCTGGTGCCGGGGTGGACCTTGGGCGCGCGGGTGAAGGCGGACGGGCCGCTGCGCGGGAGCGAACTGCGCGTGCTCGCGCTGGGACTGGTGGAGGCGCTGCGCGAGCTGCACACCACCGGGGTGATCCACCGTGACCTGAAGCCGGACAACGTGATGTTGACGGACGACGGGCCGCGGGTCATCGACTTCGGGATCTCGCGGGCGGCCGGGCAGCAGACGCTGACCTCGACCGGGCAGATCCTGGGGACGCCGCCGTACATGTCGCCGGAGCAGTTGTCCGCTCCGGCCCGGGTGCGGGCCTCGTCGGACGTGTTCTCGCTGGGGTCGGTGCTGGTGTTCGCGGCGACCGGGCGGGGGCCCTTCGACGCGGAGTCGCACTACATGACGGCCTACCGCGTGGTGTCGGAGGCGCCGGACATCGCGGGGCTGGCCGATGCGCTACGGGCCGTGGTCGGGGCGTGCCTGGCCAAGGAGGCGGCAGCCCGGCCGGGACCGGACGAGCTGTTGGCCGCGCTGGCACGGATCCCGGCGCCCGACTGGGAGAGCCCGCTCCGCGGGGACGGGGACCCGGATGGGGAGGACCGTAAACCCCTCGGAGCCGGGACCTGGACCGGCTCGCGGGCCGGCGCCGAAGCGGAGCCGAAGGCCGGTGCCGTCGCGCATGCGGACTCAAGGGCAGACGCGGACGGAACCCGGGGCCCTGCGGGCTCGACCGCCGCCTCCCGGGAGGGGGCAGAGGACGTCGAAGGGCTGCTCACCCGGCCGTCGGGGCCACCGACCGGCCCCGCCGGAGACCCGGCGGGCCTGCGGCCCCGGCGGATGTCCGGGCCGCGCAGACGCACCCTGCTCACCGGGCTGCTCGTGGCTTCGCTGCTGGTCGGCGGCGGCTATTTCCTGGGGTTCGCCCCACGGGACGGCGGCACGCGGGACGACGCCAAGGCCCCTGCTCCGTCCACCGGGCCCTCCGTACTCCCCGGCTCCTCCGGCGCCGCCACGCGTACGCCCTCCCGGCCGTCGGTCACCGGGACCCTGGCCCCCTACGTGGCCACCGACGGCGGCAGCCCGGCCGGCAGCCGGGCCTACGCGGACGCGCCCGCCCGGCGCCCCGCCGGATGGCGGGCCTGGGACGGCGCGAAGGACGAGGGGGCCTGCGTGTACGCGGACTCCTCACTGGTGTGTACGCAGCTCCGCCCCGGCAAGGAGCTTCCGGGCGACGGACTCAGCCGGTTCAACGCGGCGACCGGCGAGCTCCTGTGGGGGCAGCTGTTGCAGGACTCCGTGGAAGGGCAGGCTCCGCTCGTGGCCCCCGGCGCGGTCACCGGCACCCACACGGTGATCGTGCCCGGCAGCAAGGCGTTCACCGCGCTGGACCTCGTCGACGGCACGCCCCGCTGGGAGTTCCCCACCAAGGAGAAGCTGAAGCGGGCGGTCCTGGACGCGGCCGGCAGCCGCGTGTTCGCGGTCTCCGCGTCGGGCACGGTCACCGCCCTGGAGACCCGGTACGGGAAGCTCCTGTGGCAGCAGGCGGTGTCCGGGTCCGAGGACGGTTACCCGGCGCTGCGCGTGGACGGGGACCGGGTGTACGTACAAGGACGGACCCAGAAGGCCGACATGGGCTTCCAGACCTTCGTGACCGCCCTCGACGGTGCCACGGGCAAGAAGCTGCCGTTCGGGACTCCCCAGGACGGCACCCGCTTCGCGATGCCGGGGACGTGCGAGACCCGCGGACTGACGCTGGCCAGGGACTTGTACGAGGCGACCGTCTTCCTGTGCAGCAAGGAGAACGGGGCCGGCGTGCTGCGCGGTGAGCCGGCCCAGCGCCGGAGCGCCGACCTGCCGTACGCCGGAACGACCCTGTCCGGGCCCGCCGCGGCCGGGGACAAGGTGTACCTGATGGCGACCGCGGCGGGCGGCGATCCGGGCTTCATGGAGCTCAACCAGGAGTCCGGCGGCGCCGTGTGGCGGATTCCGCTGGCGAAGGAGTGCACCGACCCGGAGCGCCCGGAGGCCGCGAACGCGGTGGTGGTGACCGATGGGCTGGCGTACGTACGCTGCCGGACCTCGGGGATGGTCATCGACCTGGCCTCCCGCAAGCAGACGGGCCGGTTCACCGTCCCGGGCGGCGTCCGCCCCGGGACGGACGGCCCGTCCGGCTTCCTGGTGGTGGGCGGAATCGTCTTCACTCCCACCGCCAAGGGGTGGTCCTCCGTCGAACCCTCCCCGGTCTAG
- a CDS encoding NAD(P)/FAD-dependent oxidoreductase, with translation MPMPENAEHDYDVVISGASLAGSAAAILLARRGVRVALLERRSDPEAYKVLCTHSITANAHPVLDELGLVPALKEAGALSNAARWYTRWGWITPKAAAGGPELPYGYNVRRSTLDPLIRSRAARTPGVDLLLGHRVTGLLREAGRTAGVRASTPHGEREIRARLVVGADGKDSPVAEFAGLRTWTYENTRFGYLAHYRGLPLPGGVGQTWFLEPDMAYAFPNDDGVTVIAVLPEKEKLPAFREDLEGSFSAFVRALPEAPPIDAAERVSKIIGTIDYPLLMRKPTAPGLALVGDAALTGDPLWGVGCGWALQSAQWLAEAVAPALTGRGRLDRSLARYARRHQWRLRGHQRLAVDFAKARPFNPGERLVFSAAARDEAMARHMHLFASRLIGPVRFLNPLAMAKAMVVNFRHREAPVPPDGSRGGTRDGSRGGHGAEDARGAV, from the coding sequence ATGCCCATGCCTGAGAACGCGGAACACGACTACGACGTCGTCATCAGCGGAGCCAGTCTCGCCGGCAGTGCCGCGGCGATCCTGCTCGCTCGACGCGGGGTCCGCGTCGCCCTGCTGGAACGCCGCTCGGACCCCGAGGCGTACAAGGTGCTCTGCACCCACTCCATCACCGCCAACGCCCATCCGGTGCTGGACGAACTCGGCCTCGTCCCCGCCCTCAAGGAGGCGGGAGCGCTCAGCAACGCCGCTCGCTGGTACACCCGTTGGGGGTGGATCACACCGAAGGCGGCGGCGGGCGGACCCGAGTTGCCGTACGGGTACAACGTCCGGCGCAGCACCCTCGACCCGTTGATCAGATCCCGTGCGGCCCGGACCCCCGGCGTCGACCTGCTTCTCGGCCACCGCGTGACCGGGCTGCTCCGGGAGGCCGGACGGACCGCCGGGGTCCGCGCGTCGACCCCGCACGGCGAGCGCGAGATCCGGGCCCGCCTGGTCGTCGGCGCCGACGGAAAGGACTCGCCCGTGGCGGAGTTCGCCGGGCTCCGCACCTGGACGTACGAGAACACGCGGTTCGGCTACCTCGCGCACTACCGCGGCCTTCCGCTGCCCGGCGGGGTCGGCCAGACCTGGTTCCTCGAACCCGACATGGCGTACGCGTTCCCGAACGACGACGGGGTGACGGTCATCGCGGTGCTCCCGGAGAAGGAGAAGCTCCCGGCCTTCCGGGAAGACCTGGAGGGCAGCTTCTCCGCGTTCGTCCGCGCCCTGCCCGAGGCGCCGCCCATCGATGCGGCCGAGCGCGTTTCGAAGATCATCGGCACGATCGACTACCCCCTCCTCATGCGCAAGCCGACCGCACCGGGCCTGGCCCTCGTCGGCGACGCGGCCCTCACCGGCGACCCCCTGTGGGGCGTGGGATGCGGGTGGGCCCTGCAGAGCGCGCAGTGGCTGGCCGAGGCGGTCGCCCCGGCCTTGACCGGCCGGGGCAGGCTCGACAGATCGCTCGCACGGTACGCGCGCAGACACCAGTGGCGCCTTCGCGGCCACCAGCGCCTGGCCGTCGACTTCGCCAAGGCCCGTCCGTTCAATCCCGGGGAGCGGCTGGTGTTCTCGGCGGCGGCCCGCGATGAGGCGATGGCGCGGCACATGCACCTGTTCGCTTCCCGCCTGATCGGTCCGGTGCGCTTCCTGAACCCCCTGGCGATGGCCAAGGCCATGGTCGTCAACTTCAGACATCGGGAGGCGCCCGTACCGCCGGACGGCTCACGGGGCGGCACGCGGGACGGCTCACGGGGCGGCCACGGCGCGGAGGACGCCAGGGGGGCCGTCTGA
- a CDS encoding S8 family serine peptidase codes for MGLVAAVLGGLLAAVPPAVAAPDPDSDSDSGQASHGPQRVIVEFEGAAGLEAAAGSAKNARNAKAAEVTAARRTLTGRQDGFLARAKDAGVAATSVRRHTLLLNAVAMTVGADDPAKLRKLPGVKSVGPAGTSRALDTDANGVVGNPALWAREDPGGVKVTGKGVTVAVIDTGVDYTHPDLGGGFGEGHKVVGGWDFVDNDANPMDDNGHGTHVAGIVAGKAAAGGGVTGAAPDAELLAYKVLGANGSGDDSGIIAAIEAAVDPANPHRADIINLSLGNSAGTASDPLSRAASAAVDAGALVFAAAGNSGPGYWTVGSPAAAPGVIAVGASTSGIRLPVLTVAGDTLQSYRGGRSANPPAAPVTAGVVSIGMGTAEDWARAGDVTGKAVLYAIPPAVNPYDVWPEELDTWREAERRGAAVLVGGVGGAGGGPVVFGGKSRANPLQPRREQAPTRTASAAPSEVLLGATPAESGDSLRLDRLVVTGVDYETGQRLASLAESGGELVLGGRDSTDEMASFSSRGPDSERLGLKPEIVAPGVEILSTVPRGIEPTGYRRMSGTSMASPLAAGSAALLRQLHPDRPADRLRAEVIGSAKPLDGPDLQSQGSGRLDTAAAAGAGLYASPATVSFGLAHMDRPKVTGSREVVFHNTGSAAVSGKVTVTGPATVTPDHVGIPAGGTAKVTLTVERDRPDVTDYATNYLSGRVTLTPESPALPTLPKTPASPEEGRALTVPYLMAAIPLYVDPAEDPSNDGSTTVYVYSPTPLTTPPVLTVTPPKGKAYTKTTAPTADPSYYRTDFTGLGSGVHTMTARATTSGASGAVRQYGTGAFEVTLDASKAKNWKAVGPNSAVGTTQLAPGAPNQAVMTQGTRPGAWLTTDGGKSWQQRGHTPVSNALAEPSLVIDSRHPNRWWEAVVSAHPSAFPEGGALMRTEDSGRSWERMAGPPAPVTELSADARTRVLLATSEYTGERFVSRDRGATWTPVDLTGITGYVAKSVIGGDDLYLWAGQAIWVIRDFVTGSPRPARKVFQTTPRVQIIGGFDADGALLAIKVQGQDSGLYVSRDGGRSVEKTSRTSSGLVDVSGGDIYQDDLSGAGALSRDGGRTWTTTAQPVPGSVVYDYDRWADGSHTIGSGAAGLFRSTREGGYRRIGVQGESVPALATFGDQLLAGTSVGTYRTTVPAASPEWGAAEHEGTTGTGVVGFQPSAADPKSGWQLVNYLYNVVLRKTTDAGRTWSDVGAREANGTAFLVDPANPDRMMISYKSSSSAGLYTTTDGGAHWKTLDQGRYHDTIVADPGRPGRIWFGGWWGLSYSDDFGATLTRVSEAEVHAIQFTAGAMVTGGQAIRVSKDGGKTFTKADTGALRISVCDLLRVGDTLYAGTGTRWMDFTPTGGRGVLRSTDSGLTWQNISRSMPNKDVLSLAASPDGRYLFAGVDQGGVHRLELDD; via the coding sequence ATGGGCCTGGTGGCCGCGGTGCTCGGCGGACTGCTCGCCGCTGTCCCGCCGGCCGTCGCCGCCCCCGATCCCGATTCCGATTCCGATTCCGGTCAGGCGAGCCACGGCCCGCAACGGGTCATCGTCGAATTCGAGGGCGCCGCGGGGCTGGAGGCCGCGGCCGGCTCCGCCAAGAACGCCAGGAACGCGAAGGCCGCCGAGGTGACGGCCGCGCGCCGGACGCTGACCGGCAGGCAGGACGGGTTCCTGGCGAGGGCGAAGGACGCCGGCGTCGCCGCCACGTCCGTACGCCGGCACACGCTGCTGCTCAACGCCGTGGCCATGACCGTCGGCGCCGACGACCCGGCGAAGCTGCGGAAGCTGCCGGGCGTGAAGTCCGTCGGCCCCGCCGGCACCTCGCGCGCCCTGGACACCGATGCCAACGGGGTCGTGGGCAACCCGGCCCTGTGGGCCCGGGAGGACCCCGGCGGCGTCAAGGTCACCGGCAAGGGCGTCACCGTCGCCGTGATCGATACCGGGGTCGATTACACCCATCCCGATCTGGGCGGCGGCTTCGGCGAGGGCCACAAGGTCGTCGGCGGCTGGGACTTCGTTGACAACGATGCCAACCCGATGGACGACAACGGCCACGGCACCCATGTCGCGGGCATCGTCGCGGGCAAGGCGGCCGCCGGGGGCGGCGTCACCGGCGCCGCCCCGGACGCCGAGCTGTTGGCGTACAAGGTGCTCGGCGCGAACGGCAGCGGCGACGACTCGGGCATCATCGCGGCCATCGAGGCGGCGGTGGACCCGGCCAATCCGCACCGCGCCGACATCATCAACCTGAGCCTCGGCAACAGCGCGGGCACCGCGAGCGACCCGCTCTCCCGGGCGGCGTCCGCGGCCGTGGACGCCGGCGCCCTGGTCTTCGCCGCGGCCGGCAACTCCGGTCCCGGCTACTGGACCGTCGGCTCCCCGGCCGCCGCCCCCGGCGTCATCGCCGTGGGCGCCTCCACCAGCGGGATCCGGCTGCCCGTGCTCACGGTGGCGGGCGACACCCTGCAGAGCTACCGCGGCGGACGGTCCGCGAACCCGCCGGCCGCCCCGGTGACCGCCGGGGTCGTCAGCATCGGCATGGGCACCGCGGAGGACTGGGCGCGGGCGGGCGACGTCACCGGCAAGGCCGTGCTGTACGCGATCCCGCCGGCCGTGAACCCGTACGACGTGTGGCCCGAGGAGCTCGACACCTGGCGCGAGGCCGAGCGGCGCGGAGCCGCCGTCCTGGTGGGCGGCGTCGGCGGGGCAGGCGGCGGCCCGGTCGTGTTCGGCGGCAAGAGCCGCGCCAACCCGCTCCAGCCCCGGCGCGAGCAGGCCCCCACCCGCACCGCGTCCGCCGCGCCGAGCGAGGTGCTGCTCGGTGCCACGCCCGCGGAGTCCGGCGATTCACTGCGTCTGGACCGGCTGGTGGTGACCGGCGTGGACTACGAGACGGGGCAGCGGTTGGCCTCGCTGGCCGAGTCCGGCGGCGAGCTGGTGCTCGGCGGCCGCGACTCCACCGACGAGATGGCCTCGTTCTCCTCCCGCGGCCCGGACTCCGAACGGCTCGGCCTGAAGCCCGAGATCGTCGCCCCCGGTGTGGAGATCCTCTCCACGGTCCCCCGGGGCATCGAGCCCACGGGCTACCGGCGGATGTCCGGCACCTCGATGGCCTCGCCGCTCGCCGCGGGCTCCGCGGCGCTGCTGCGCCAGCTGCACCCGGACCGCCCCGCGGACCGGCTGCGCGCCGAGGTGATCGGTTCCGCGAAGCCGCTCGACGGCCCCGACCTGCAGTCGCAGGGCAGCGGCCGGCTCGACACCGCCGCCGCGGCCGGGGCGGGGCTGTACGCCTCCCCCGCCACCGTTTCCTTCGGCCTGGCGCACATGGACCGGCCGAAGGTCACCGGCAGCCGTGAGGTCGTCTTCCACAACACCGGCAGCGCAGCGGTCTCCGGCAAGGTGACCGTGACCGGCCCCGCCACCGTCACCCCGGACCACGTCGGCATCCCGGCGGGCGGCACCGCGAAGGTCACGCTGACCGTGGAGCGCGACCGGCCGGACGTCACGGACTACGCCACCAACTACCTGAGCGGCCGCGTCACCCTCACCCCCGAGTCCCCCGCGCTCCCCACGCTCCCCAAGACCCCCGCGTCCCCCGAGGAGGGCCGGGCGCTCACCGTCCCGTACCTGATGGCGGCGATCCCGCTGTACGTGGACCCGGCCGAGGACCCGTCCAACGACGGCTCCACCACCGTCTACGTCTACAGCCCGACGCCCCTCACCACACCGCCGGTGCTGACGGTCACCCCGCCCAAGGGCAAGGCCTACACCAAGACGACGGCGCCCACGGCGGACCCGTCCTACTACCGGACCGATTTCACCGGTCTCGGCTCGGGCGTCCACACGATGACCGCCCGCGCCACCACGTCCGGCGCGTCCGGCGCGGTGCGCCAGTACGGCACGGGCGCCTTCGAGGTGACGCTCGACGCCTCCAAGGCGAAGAACTGGAAGGCGGTCGGCCCGAACAGCGCCGTGGGAACCACCCAGCTGGCCCCCGGCGCCCCGAACCAGGCCGTGATGACCCAGGGCACCCGCCCGGGCGCCTGGCTCACCACCGACGGCGGCAAGAGCTGGCAGCAGCGGGGCCACACCCCCGTCAGCAACGCGCTGGCCGAGCCTTCCCTGGTCATCGACTCCCGCCATCCGAACCGCTGGTGGGAGGCCGTGGTCAGCGCGCACCCGTCCGCGTTCCCGGAGGGCGGCGCGCTGATGCGCACCGAGGACAGCGGCCGCAGCTGGGAGCGGATGGCCGGCCCGCCGGCCCCGGTCACCGAGCTGAGCGCCGATGCCCGCACCCGCGTCCTGCTCGCCACGTCCGAGTACACCGGTGAGCGGTTCGTCAGCCGGGACCGCGGCGCCACCTGGACACCGGTCGACCTCACGGGGATCACCGGATACGTCGCCAAGAGCGTGATCGGCGGCGATGACCTGTACCTCTGGGCCGGCCAGGCGATCTGGGTCATCCGCGACTTCGTCACCGGCTCCCCCCGGCCCGCGCGGAAGGTCTTCCAGACCACGCCGCGCGTGCAGATCATCGGCGGCTTCGACGCCGACGGCGCGCTGCTCGCCATCAAGGTGCAGGGTCAGGACTCGGGCCTGTACGTGAGCCGTGACGGCGGCCGCAGCGTGGAGAAGACCAGCCGCACCTCCAGTGGTCTGGTCGACGTCTCGGGCGGCGACATCTACCAGGACGACCTGAGCGGCGCAGGCGCCCTGAGCCGCGACGGCGGCCGTACGTGGACCACGACCGCGCAGCCCGTACCGGGTTCGGTGGTCTACGACTACGACCGCTGGGCCGACGGTTCCCACACGATCGGCTCCGGCGCCGCCGGTCTCTTCCGCTCCACCCGGGAGGGCGGCTACCGCCGGATCGGCGTCCAGGGCGAGTCCGTTCCGGCGCTGGCGACCTTCGGGGACCAGCTCCTCGCAGGGACCTCGGTCGGCACCTACCGCACCACGGTGCCCGCCGCGAGCCCCGAGTGGGGTGCGGCGGAGCACGAGGGCACGACCGGTACCGGTGTCGTCGGCTTCCAGCCGTCCGCGGCGGACCCGAAGTCCGGCTGGCAGCTGGTCAATTACCTCTACAACGTGGTGCTGCGGAAGACCACGGACGCCGGCCGGACCTGGTCGGACGTCGGCGCGCGGGAGGCGAACGGGACCGCGTTCCTGGTCGACCCCGCGAACCCCGACCGGATGATGATCTCGTACAAGAGCTCCAGCTCCGCGGGCCTGTACACCACCACCGACGGCGGAGCCCACTGGAAGACCCTCGATCAGGGCCGGTACCACGACACCATCGTGGCCGACCCCGGCAGGCCGGGGCGGATCTGGTTCGGCGGCTGGTGGGGGCTGTCCTACTCGGACGACTTCGGGGCCACCCTGACCCGGGTGTCCGAAGCGGAGGTGCACGCCATCCAGTTCACGGCGGGCGCCATGGTCACGGGCGGCCAGGCGATCCGGGTCAGCAAGGACGGCGGCAAGACCTTCACCAAGGCCGACACCGGCGCCCTGCGGATCAGCGTCTGCGACCTCCTGCGGGTCGGCGACACCCTCTACGCGGGCACCGGCACCCGCTGGATGGACTTCACGCCCACCGGCGGGCGCGGTGTACTGCGCTCCACCGACTCCGGGCTGACCTGGCAGAACATCTCCCGCTCGATGCCGAACAAGGACGTGCTGTCCCTGGCGGCCTCGCCCGACGGCCGGTACCTCTTCGCCGGCGTCGACCAGGGCGGCGTCCACCGCCTGGAGCTGGACGACTGA
- a CDS encoding helix-turn-helix domain-containing protein, translating to MSQELAAVGIDAFDEQVYRALLARQAAAPAELAGELAASPERVARALDRMHDRGLVGRLSGPRRRYAAIDPQHAVEALIQERTVELGRVRSAAGELAGLFEAARRGDAKEVEIVSGREALGRWFVRLQQEAKQQVRTLDRPPYALTTANPVEETAMRGGLTYRAVYAPEALEWPGVLDDIRRLVAQGEQARVLPGLRIKLAIADDALALMPLSLDLTDVRAAVIRPSSLLDALTDYWRLCWTLATPLLASPEPAGSGEESAEPGEEDRLLLALLVSGLKDEAIARQLGWSVRTMRRRMSRLHDQLGAANRFQAGAIAARRGWI from the coding sequence ATGTCCCAGGAGCTGGCTGCCGTCGGTATCGACGCCTTCGACGAACAGGTCTACCGCGCACTGCTCGCCCGGCAGGCGGCCGCGCCCGCGGAGCTGGCGGGCGAGCTCGCCGCGTCCCCGGAGCGGGTGGCGCGCGCACTCGACCGCATGCACGACCGCGGTCTGGTCGGGCGGCTGTCCGGCCCCCGGCGGCGCTATGCGGCCATCGACCCGCAGCATGCCGTGGAAGCGCTGATCCAGGAGCGCACCGTGGAACTGGGCCGGGTACGGTCGGCCGCCGGCGAGCTGGCCGGACTCTTCGAGGCCGCCCGGCGCGGCGACGCCAAGGAGGTCGAGATCGTCTCCGGCCGGGAGGCGCTGGGCCGCTGGTTCGTACGGCTCCAGCAGGAGGCGAAGCAACAGGTCCGCACCCTGGACCGGCCGCCCTACGCACTGACCACCGCCAATCCGGTGGAGGAGACGGCGATGCGCGGTGGGCTGACGTACCGCGCGGTGTACGCCCCGGAAGCGCTGGAGTGGCCGGGCGTGCTGGACGACATCCGGCGGCTGGTGGCCCAGGGGGAGCAGGCCAGGGTGCTGCCCGGACTGCGCATCAAACTGGCGATCGCGGACGACGCGCTGGCGCTGATGCCCCTGTCGCTGGACCTGACGGACGTACGGGCGGCGGTGATCCGCCCGTCCTCGCTGCTCGACGCGCTGACGGATTACTGGCGGCTGTGCTGGACCCTGGCGACCCCGCTCCTCGCCTCGCCGGAGCCGGCGGGCTCCGGCGAGGAGTCCGCGGAGCCCGGCGAGGAGGACCGGCTGCTACTCGCCCTACTGGTCAGCGGGTTGAAGGACGAGGCGATAGCCCGCCAGCTGGGCTGGTCGGTACGGACCATGCGCCGCCGGATGAGCCGCCTGCACGACCAACTGGGTGCGGCGAACCGCTTCCAGGCGGGAGCCATCGCGGCCCGGCGGGGCTGGATCTGA